The genomic DNA GCGGCGGTCATCGGGACTCCTCCGTGGCAGTCGGGGCGGCGTGCCGGGCGGATGGCATGGACGGCGTGCGGTCTGCCGCATCCCCGCCGCGCGAGGGCCACGGGTCGATCCCCCGCAGAAGGAGGAGCACCGCGAGGGCCACGCCGACGCTCACGGCCGAGTCGGCAATGTTGAAGCGCGGGAACGTCCCGACGCCGATGAAGTCCACCACGTGCCCCTCCGCGAACCCGGGCTCGCGAAAGAGGCGGTCCCACAGGTTGCCGAGGGCGCCGCCCAGGATGAGCCCCGCGGCCAGGGACCAGGCCCGGACGCGCGAGCGGACGGCCACGACAGCCACGATGACCGTCACGGCGGCCGCGAGGACAGTGGCGATGACCGTGCTGTTGGCCCCGAGGCTGAACGCCGCGCCAGGGTTCTTGATGAAGTGCCACTGGACGAACGAGCCGATGACGTCGATCCGCTGCCCCACGGTCATGTGCGTCTCGACGATGCGCTTGACGATCTGGTCGGCAGCGAGGACGAGAACGAGAGGCACGAGCGTGATGAGCGCGAGGGACCGGCGCTCGTTGAGACGGGCGCCCCGTGCTGTCGAGGCGGGCGGAGAGTCAGGGTGGTTCGCATGAGATGGCACGGCCTCAACTCTATCGGCCGACCCCAGGGAGGGCCGAACGGCCACGCACGACAAAACGCCCCGACCCCGTTCCCGGGGCCGAGGCGCTCGGCAGTGCTCGCAGGGCGAGCGGAGGAAAGACTTAGCGCGTCTTCTCGATGGGGCCCGTCGAGGACAGCTCCTTGAGCTGGGTCTCGATGTAGGCCTTGAGGCGCGAGCGGTAGTCGCGCTCGAACGAGCGCAGCTCGCTGATCTTGGACTCGAGAACGGACTTGTCGTTGTTGAGCTTGGTGAGGACGGTGTTCCGCTCCTTCTCCAGCTCGGCCAGCGCGGTGGTGCGCTTGGTCTCGAGGTCCTTGGTCTGGGCGACCCGCTTGGTCTCCAGGTCCGCCAGCGTGGTGGACTTGGTGGTCTCCGCCTCAGAGACGAGGGCCTGAGCCTTGTCCGTGGCCTCCTTGACGAGGCGAGCCTTCGTGGCCTCGCCCTCAGCCACGAGGTCGTCGTGGACCTGCTGAGCACGCGTCAGGACGGCAGCGGCGCTCTTGCCGGTCTCGGCCGGGGCGGGCTGCGGCGCGGAAGCGCGGTCTGCGGCGGCGCGCTTGGCGGCCTCCGCGGCGGCGACGGCTTCCTTCCGCTCGGTCTCGAGGCGATCGATCTCGGCACGGAGGCGGCGGAACTCAACGACGATCTCGTCGATGAAATCATCCACCTCGTTCGGCTCGTAGCCGCCGATCTCGTCGCTCGTGTTGAACCGCTTGTTGTCTACATCCTCAGGCGTCAGAGCCATTGATGGTCACCTCATTCACGACGTTCACTGTTGACACTAGAGCGAGAGTCCGTCTAGCCGCCCTTAGGGCGCATTGAGTCTAAATATAGACGGACACTTGTTTGCCATCCAACTTGTCCGCGCGGATCCGCGCGGTTGTTGAGGGCACCTTCAATTGACGGGCGGGCTACGCGGGCAGGGGCAGGAAGATGCGCACCGCGTTGACCGCGAAGTACAGGAGCAGGAACCCGAGGTCCAGGGACACACCGCCCAGGCTGAGCGGCGGGACCACGCGGCGGACCCAGGCCAGCGGCTTGTCCGTCACCGCGTAGACCGCGGACGCGAACACCAGCACAAAGCCCTTGGGGCGCCACCCCGGGGCGAAGCCGACAATGAAGTCGAGGACGATCCGGCTGAGGAGGGCGTAGCTGAAGAGCGCCAGGACGACATTGAGGATTCCTGTGATGACAAAGAGCATGGGGGTCAGCGCGTCCCCAGGATGGGCTCGTCGTCCGCAGCGCCGCCGGCCTCGCCCTCAGCCTTGACGTCGATCTCCTCCGGCGTGAGGAGGAAGACCTTGTTCGTCACGCGGCTGATGCGCCCGCCGAGACCGAAGACGAGGCCCGCCGAGAAGTCCACGAGCCGCTTGGCCTCGGACTCCTGGATGTCCGTCACGTTCATGATGACGGGGATGCCCTGGCGGAACGAGTCGCCAATGAGCTTGGCCTCGTTGTAGGACTTGGGGTGGATCGTGGTGATCTGATGCACAGGTGATTCCTCGTCATGGGTGTCGGGTGAAGGCTTCAGCGGCGTGACCGTGGCCTCCTGTCGGGGCTGCGAGACAGCCTGGGGGCGCCGGCGCGGCGGCTCAGCGGCCACGGACGGGCGGCTCGCCTCCCGGGGCTCGCTGCGCTCAGGGCGCTCCTGGCGCGCGGGCGGCTCGTGCCGTGCGGGGGCTGCCGCCTGGCGCTCCACGGGCTCGGACCGCTGCTCGACGCGCTCGCGCACCGGCTGGGCCGCGGGCTCCTCGAAGCGCTCCGGGCGGGAGCGCGGCTCGGCGCGCTCGTCCTCGTACGCCGACTCGTCGTCCGCGAGACCGAGGTAGATCATGGTCTTCTTGATTTTTCCGGTCATCGTACTTCCTGTTCCTCACAAGCCGACGAGTGGGCGTCGCACACCTTCAAAGGTAACGGATTCACCTGCGAGCCCCCAGAATGTCGGAGCCGATGCGCACATGTGTCGCTCCTGCGCCCACGGCGGCCTCAAGGTCCTGGCTCATTCCCGCGGACATCCACTCCGCGCCCGGATGGTCAGCGCGGAGGGCGTCCCGCACCGCGGCGAGACGCTCGAACGCCGGGGCCGGGTCCGCCCCAAGGGGCGCCACCCCCATGACACCTCGCAGCTCGAGGGCGGGCGTGGAGGCGATGGCCTCCGCGACCCGCGGCACGTCAGCCGGGGCGGCGCCTCCGCGGGCGCCAGCCGCGTCGTCGTCCAAGGAGACCTGGACGAGCACGTCCAGCGAGGCACCCGCCCAGTCCGGCCGCAGCCCCTCCTGAAGCGCGCGCGACATGGCGCCGCCGAGCGCCTTGACCAGGCTCAGACGGTCGGCCGAGTGCACCGCGCTCGCATAGCGGACCACGGACTTGGCCTTGTTGGACTGAAGCTGGCCGATGAAGTGCCAGGCGGGCGGGCTCTCGAGGCGG from Falsarthrobacter nasiphocae includes the following:
- the lspA gene encoding signal peptidase II → MPSHANHPDSPPASTARGARLNERRSLALITLVPLVLVLAADQIVKRIVETHMTVGQRIDVIGSFVQWHFIKNPGAAFSLGANSTVIATVLAAAVTVIVAVVAVRSRVRAWSLAAGLILGGALGNLWDRLFREPGFAEGHVVDFIGVGTFPRFNIADSAVSVGVALAVLLLLRGIDPWPSRGGDAADRTPSMPSARHAAPTATEESR
- a CDS encoding DivIVA domain-containing protein, which translates into the protein MALTPEDVDNKRFNTSDEIGGYEPNEVDDFIDEIVVEFRRLRAEIDRLETERKEAVAAAEAAKRAAADRASAPQPAPAETGKSAAAVLTRAQQVHDDLVAEGEATKARLVKEATDKAQALVSEAETTKSTTLADLETKRVAQTKDLETKRTTALAELEKERNTVLTKLNNDKSVLESKISELRSFERDYRSRLKAYIETQLKELSSTGPIEKTR
- a CDS encoding YggT family protein, yielding MLFVITGILNVVLALFSYALLSRIVLDFIVGFAPGWRPKGFVLVFASAVYAVTDKPLAWVRRVVPPLSLGGVSLDLGFLLLYFAVNAVRIFLPLPA
- the sepF gene encoding cell division protein SepF codes for the protein MTGKIKKTMIYLGLADDESAYEDERAEPRSRPERFEEPAAQPVRERVEQRSEPVERQAAAPARHEPPARQERPERSEPREASRPSVAAEPPRRRPQAVSQPRQEATVTPLKPSPDTHDEESPVHQITTIHPKSYNEAKLIGDSFRQGIPVIMNVTDIQESEAKRLVDFSAGLVFGLGGRISRVTNKVFLLTPEEIDVKAEGEAGGAADDEPILGTR
- a CDS encoding YggS family pyridoxal phosphate-dependent enzyme codes for the protein MRDAAGGGPVPRLVVVTKNFPPSDALALAELGAADLGENRDQEAAPKAEALAGRLESPPAWHFIGQLQSNKAKSVVRYASAVHSADRLSLVKALGGAMSRALQEGLRPDWAGASLDVLVQVSLDDDAAGARGGAAPADVPRVAEAIASTPALELRGVMGVAPLGADPAPAFERLAAVRDALRADHPGAEWMSAGMSQDLEAAVGAGATHVRIGSDILGARR